A stretch of the Mycolicibacterium celeriflavum genome encodes the following:
- a CDS encoding type IV toxin-antitoxin system AbiEi family antitoxin domain-containing protein, which produces MLDDYLCRQDGVLTRTQALRVGLSQDAINRRIRSGHWLRCARGVYFVADRRFTDAARVRVAVLAYGPQACASGMAAAWWHRLTQFAPRTVEVTVPRDSRLRHQPETRLRRRDLDPHDVIERDGLRVTALPLTVVEAAVRRGGGAKLMDAALQRHVELAQLWRAHLRNKGRHGSPPARRLLQAAQDGARSEAERLLVKLLRDAGFTGWKTNYPLGGYKVDVGFVDAKVAIEVDGWAFHHDPDAFQIDRKRQNAISLLGWKVLRFTWLDLTEYPQRVQAEIAAATGQ; this is translated from the coding sequence GTGCTCGACGACTATCTGTGCCGGCAGGACGGCGTACTCACCCGCACTCAGGCGCTTCGTGTGGGGCTGAGCCAGGATGCGATCAACCGCAGGATCCGGTCGGGGCATTGGCTGCGCTGCGCTCGCGGCGTGTACTTCGTCGCCGATCGGCGATTCACCGACGCCGCTCGGGTACGCGTCGCTGTGCTGGCCTACGGTCCGCAGGCATGCGCGAGCGGCATGGCGGCGGCGTGGTGGCACCGGCTGACGCAATTCGCGCCGAGGACCGTCGAGGTCACCGTTCCACGAGACAGTCGACTTCGACATCAACCGGAGACCAGGCTGCGGCGACGTGACCTCGACCCGCACGACGTGATCGAGCGCGACGGCCTGCGCGTCACCGCGCTGCCGCTGACGGTCGTCGAAGCCGCGGTCCGGCGCGGCGGCGGTGCCAAGCTGATGGACGCCGCCCTCCAGCGCCACGTCGAACTCGCTCAACTCTGGCGGGCACATCTACGCAACAAGGGCAGGCACGGCTCGCCTCCAGCACGCAGACTCTTGCAGGCCGCCCAGGACGGGGCCCGCTCGGAGGCCGAGCGACTGCTGGTCAAGCTCCTCCGCGACGCCGGGTTCACCGGCTGGAAGACGAACTATCCCCTCGGCGGTTACAAGGTCGACGTCGGGTTCGTCGACGCGAAGGTCGCCATCGAGGTCGACGGGTGGGCATTCCACCATGACCCGGATGCGTTCCAGATCGACCGCAAGCGCCAGAACGCGATATCGCTTCTCGGCTGGAAGGTGTTGCGCTTCACCTGGCTCGACCTGACGGAGTATCCGCAACGCGTGCAAGCCGAAATCGCCGCGGCGACCGGACAGTGA
- a CDS encoding phosphoribosylaminoimidazolesuccinocarboxamide synthase yields the protein MRPALSDYEHLASGKVRELYRVDDETLLFVASDRISAYDHILDSQIPDKGRILTAMSVFFFDLLDAPNHLAGPPDDERIPAEVLGRALVVQELQMLPVEAVARGYLTGSGLIDYQQTGKVCGIALPAGLREASKFAAPLFTPATKAELGQHDVNISFNEVVGLLGAQQAEQVRDRTLKTYIQGAEHALTKGIIVADTKFEFGVDKDGELRLADEVFTPDSSRYWRADDWKEGVVQQSFDKQFVRNWLTGPDSGWDRAGDTPPPPLPPDVVEATRSRYIEAYERISGLDFSDWIGA from the coding sequence ATGCGCCCCGCTCTGTCCGACTACGAACATCTGGCCAGCGGCAAGGTTCGCGAGCTGTACCGCGTGGACGACGAGACGCTGCTTTTCGTGGCCAGCGACCGCATCTCCGCCTACGACCACATCCTCGACTCGCAGATCCCCGACAAGGGCCGCATCCTGACCGCGATGAGCGTGTTCTTCTTCGACCTTCTCGACGCGCCCAACCACCTCGCCGGCCCACCCGACGACGAGCGCATCCCCGCCGAGGTGCTCGGCCGCGCGCTGGTCGTGCAGGAGCTGCAGATGCTGCCGGTCGAGGCGGTGGCCCGCGGCTACCTGACCGGTTCCGGGCTCATCGACTACCAGCAGACCGGCAAGGTGTGCGGTATCGCGCTGCCGGCAGGCCTGCGCGAGGCGAGCAAGTTCGCTGCTCCGCTGTTCACCCCGGCGACCAAAGCCGAACTGGGACAGCACGATGTGAACATCTCGTTCAACGAGGTGGTCGGGTTGCTCGGCGCGCAGCAGGCCGAGCAGGTACGCGATCGGACACTGAAGACCTACATCCAGGGCGCCGAGCACGCGTTGACCAAGGGCATCATCGTCGCCGACACCAAGTTCGAGTTCGGTGTGGACAAAGACGGCGAACTCCGACTGGCCGACGAGGTGTTCACGCCGGACTCGAGCCGATACTGGCGGGCCGACGACTGGAAAGAAGGTGTCGTGCAGCAGAGCTTCGACAAGCAGTTCGTCCGCAACTGGCTCACCGGGCCGGATTCCGGATGGGACCGTGCCGGCGATACCCCGCCGCCGCCCCTGCCGCCAGACGTCGTCGAAGCCACCAGGTCGCGTTACATCGAGGCGTACGAACGCATTTCGGGTCTCGACTTCAGCGATTGGATCGGCGCATGA
- a CDS encoding S9 family peptidase: MKPPVAKRVETRREHHGDVFVDPYEWLRDKSDPAVTAHLEAENAYTEHVTEHLAPLRQNIFDEIKARTKETDLSVPTRRDAWWYYGRSFEGKQYSVHCRCPVADPDDWTPPVLDENTEIPGEQVLLDENVEAEGHDFFSLGAASVSLDGNILAYSVDVKGDERYTLRFKDLRTGALYDDTIVGIGPGATWAADNRTVYYSTLDEAWRPDTIWRHRLGAGLPAQRVYHEPDERYWLGVGRTRSDKYVIIAAGSAVTSEVRYADATDPDAEFTVVWPRRDFVEYSVEHAVVGGEDRFLILHNDGAENFTLVEAPVAEPTVVRTLIEHRDDARLDSVDAFERHLVVSYRSEALPKIQLWPIYPNGEYGHPEDFTFESELTSAGLSVNPNWSAPKLRIGATSYVIPVRVYDVDLATGERTLLREQPVLGDYRPEDYVERRDWAVAPDGARIPISIVHKIGLQYPAPTLLYGYGAYEACEDPRFSIARLSLLERGMVFAVAHVRGGGELGRPWYEHGKMLEKKNSFTDFITVANHLVQTDITRPENLVAYGGSAGGLLVGAVANMAPELFAGILAVVPFVDPLTTILDPSLPLTVTEWDEWGNPLENKEVYEYMQSYSPYENVAAKHYPPILAMTSLNDTRVYYVEPAKWIAALRHTKTDDNPVLLKTEMNAGHAGISGRYERWKETAFQYAWLLDAAKADHERRP, translated from the coding sequence ATGAAGCCACCTGTCGCCAAACGCGTCGAGACGCGCCGCGAGCATCACGGCGACGTCTTCGTCGACCCGTATGAATGGCTACGCGACAAGAGCGATCCGGCGGTGACCGCACACCTCGAAGCGGAGAACGCCTACACCGAGCACGTCACCGAGCATCTGGCACCGCTGCGGCAGAACATCTTCGATGAGATCAAGGCACGCACCAAGGAGACCGACCTGTCGGTGCCGACCCGACGCGACGCCTGGTGGTACTACGGCCGTAGCTTCGAGGGCAAGCAGTACAGCGTGCACTGCCGTTGCCCGGTCGCCGATCCCGACGACTGGACGCCGCCGGTGCTCGACGAGAACACCGAGATCCCGGGCGAACAGGTGCTGCTCGACGAGAACGTCGAGGCCGAGGGCCACGACTTCTTCTCCCTGGGCGCCGCCTCGGTCAGCCTGGACGGCAACATCCTGGCGTACTCCGTCGACGTCAAGGGCGACGAGCGATACACGCTGAGGTTCAAGGATTTACGCACTGGCGCGCTGTACGACGACACGATCGTCGGAATCGGTCCGGGCGCGACGTGGGCGGCCGATAACCGCACCGTGTACTACTCGACGCTCGACGAAGCGTGGCGGCCCGACACGATCTGGCGGCACCGGCTGGGCGCGGGCCTGCCGGCACAACGCGTGTATCACGAACCCGACGAACGGTACTGGCTGGGCGTCGGCCGGACCCGCAGCGACAAGTACGTCATCATCGCCGCCGGTAGCGCCGTCACCTCCGAGGTGCGCTACGCCGACGCGACGGACCCCGACGCCGAGTTCACGGTCGTGTGGCCGCGCCGCGACTTCGTCGAGTACTCCGTCGAGCACGCCGTCGTGGGCGGTGAAGACCGGTTCCTCATCCTGCACAACGACGGTGCGGAGAACTTCACGCTCGTCGAGGCGCCGGTCGCCGAGCCCACCGTGGTTCGCACACTGATCGAGCACCGCGACGACGCCCGCCTGGATTCGGTGGACGCGTTCGAGAGGCACCTCGTCGTCAGCTACCGAAGCGAGGCGTTGCCGAAAATCCAGCTGTGGCCCATCTACCCCAATGGTGAATACGGCCATCCCGAGGACTTCACGTTCGAGTCCGAACTGACGTCGGCCGGGTTGAGCGTGAATCCGAACTGGAGCGCACCGAAACTGCGGATCGGCGCCACCTCGTACGTCATCCCGGTGCGCGTCTACGACGTCGACCTCGCCACCGGCGAACGGACGCTGCTGCGCGAACAGCCCGTGCTCGGCGACTACCGCCCCGAGGATTACGTCGAACGCCGCGATTGGGCCGTGGCGCCCGACGGCGCGCGGATTCCGATTTCGATCGTGCACAAGATCGGCCTGCAGTATCCGGCCCCGACGCTGCTCTACGGCTACGGCGCATACGAGGCCTGCGAGGATCCGCGCTTCTCGATCGCGCGGCTGTCGCTGCTCGAGCGGGGGATGGTGTTCGCGGTCGCCCACGTGCGCGGCGGCGGAGAGCTGGGTAGGCCGTGGTACGAGCACGGCAAGATGCTCGAGAAGAAGAACAGCTTCACCGACTTCATCACCGTGGCAAACCATCTCGTGCAGACCGATATCACCCGACCGGAGAACCTCGTCGCCTACGGGGGCAGTGCCGGCGGCCTGCTCGTCGGCGCCGTGGCCAATATGGCGCCGGAGCTGTTCGCGGGAATCCTCGCGGTGGTGCCGTTCGTCGACCCGCTCACCACGATCCTGGACCCGTCGCTTCCGCTCACGGTCACCGAATGGGACGAGTGGGGAAACCCCTTGGAGAACAAGGAAGTCTACGAGTACATGCAGTCGTACTCGCCGTATGAGAACGTGGCGGCCAAGCATTACCCGCCGATCCTGGCGATGACGTCGCTCAACGACACCCGGGTGTACTACGTCGAGCCCGCGAAATGGATTGCGGCACTGCGCCACACCAAGACCGACGACAATCCGGTGCTACTCAAGACCGAGATGAACGCCGGCCACGCCGGCATCAGCGGACGCTATGAACGCTGGAAGGAAACCGCGTTCCAGTACGCCTGGCTACTGGACGCTGCCAAGGCCGATCACGAGCGCCGCCCCTAG
- a CDS encoding TetR/AcrR family transcriptional regulator, which produces MSRPSYHHGDLKAVILAEAADLVAERGADGISLRELARVAGVSHAAPAHHFTDRRGLFTALAAQGWRKLAAALADTRPDFLDAALAYVRFALDNPGHYAVMFDRSLVDPANPELVAAQDAAGTELAQGVGTLDDPRATEDPQAAALAAWSLVHGFSLLWLNKTIDVDDDPVATVHRVAGMLFKNG; this is translated from the coding sequence ATGAGCAGGCCCTCCTACCACCACGGCGACCTGAAGGCCGTCATCCTCGCGGAGGCGGCCGACCTGGTGGCCGAGCGTGGCGCCGACGGCATCTCGCTGCGCGAGCTGGCCCGCGTGGCGGGGGTGTCGCATGCGGCGCCCGCGCACCACTTCACCGACCGCCGTGGCCTGTTCACCGCGTTGGCGGCCCAGGGTTGGCGGAAGCTGGCCGCAGCCCTCGCCGACACGAGGCCGGATTTCCTCGACGCCGCGCTGGCATACGTGCGGTTCGCGCTCGACAACCCGGGGCACTACGCGGTGATGTTCGACCGGTCACTTGTCGACCCGGCCAACCCCGAGTTGGTGGCGGCTCAGGATGCTGCGGGCACCGAGCTGGCCCAGGGCGTCGGGACCCTTGACGATCCGCGCGCCACCGAGGACCCACAAGCCGCTGCGCTGGCGGCATGGTCACTGGTGCACGGGTTTTCGCTGCTGTGGCTCAACAAAACCATCGACGTCGACGACGATCCGGTGGCGACAGTGCACCGGGTGGCGGGCATGCTGTTCAAGAACGGGTAA
- a CDS encoding glutathione peroxidase, whose translation MTDTPLTDIAVTTLDGRDTTLGELADGAALVVNVASKCGLTPQYTALEQLAKDYRDRGLTVIGVPCNQFMGQEPGSAEEIREFCSTTYGVTFPLLAKTDVNGADRHPLYTELTKTPDDSGEAGDIQWNFEKFLLAPGGTVAKRFRPRTEPDSPEVIAAIEDVLPR comes from the coding sequence ATGACCGACACACCGCTGACCGACATCGCTGTCACCACCCTCGACGGCCGCGACACCACGTTGGGCGAACTGGCCGACGGCGCCGCGCTGGTGGTCAACGTCGCTTCGAAATGCGGTCTGACGCCGCAGTACACCGCGCTCGAGCAGTTGGCCAAGGACTATCGCGACCGCGGGCTGACCGTGATCGGCGTGCCGTGCAACCAGTTCATGGGTCAGGAGCCGGGCAGCGCCGAAGAGATTCGGGAATTCTGCTCGACCACTTACGGAGTGACATTCCCGCTGCTGGCCAAGACCGACGTCAACGGCGCCGACCGGCATCCGCTGTACACCGAGTTGACCAAGACGCCCGATGACAGCGGCGAGGCCGGCGACATCCAGTGGAACTTCGAGAAGTTTCTGCTCGCGCCGGGCGGAACGGTGGCCAAGCGGTTCCGTCCCCGCACCGAGCCCGATTCTCCCGAGGTGATCGCGGCCATCGAGGACGTTCTGCCGCGCTAG
- a CDS encoding DUF2334 domain-containing protein: MAGQLIVSVSGISDRTMPEVAEFCAQLDVRGVPVSLLVAPRIKGGYRLDDDAATVGWLARRRDARDAIVLHGFDEAATKNRRSEFATLPAHEANLRLMAADRVMEHMGLRTRLFAAPGWTVSQGTLTALPRNGFRLLAGLTEIADLARGTAVRSRVLGIGEGFLSEPWWCRTLVLSAERIARRGGLVRVAVAARHLRRPGPRRAMLDAVDLALMHRCVPGVYEWRPYRALTDAA; the protein is encoded by the coding sequence GTGGCTGGACAACTGATCGTCTCCGTCTCCGGGATCAGCGATCGCACGATGCCCGAGGTCGCGGAGTTCTGCGCGCAACTCGACGTGCGCGGTGTGCCGGTCTCATTGCTGGTGGCGCCGAGGATCAAGGGCGGCTACCGGCTCGACGACGACGCCGCCACGGTGGGATGGCTGGCACGCAGGCGCGATGCACGCGACGCGATCGTGCTGCACGGCTTCGACGAGGCTGCCACCAAGAATCGGCGCTCAGAGTTCGCGACGTTGCCGGCACACGAGGCGAATCTGCGGTTGATGGCCGCCGACCGCGTGATGGAGCACATGGGTTTGCGCACGCGGCTGTTCGCGGCGCCAGGTTGGACGGTGTCGCAGGGGACACTCACGGCATTGCCACGCAACGGCTTCCGACTCCTCGCCGGACTCACCGAGATCGCCGATCTGGCCCGCGGGACGGCGGTACGTTCGCGGGTCCTCGGCATCGGTGAAGGCTTCCTCAGCGAGCCGTGGTGGTGCCGGACACTGGTGCTGTCCGCAGAGCGCATCGCACGACGAGGCGGGTTGGTTCGGGTGGCCGTCGCCGCCCGGCACCTGCGCAGGCCGGGGCCGCGGCGGGCGATGCTCGACGCCGTCGACCTCGCGCTCATGCACCGGTGCGTGCCCGGTGTCTACGAATGGCGGCCGTACCGCGCATTGACAGACGCCGCGTAG
- a CDS encoding FAD-binding dehydrogenase, producing the protein MADADVIVVGAGLAGLVAACELVEQGRRVLIVDQESANNIGGQAFWSFGGLFFVDSPEQRRLGIRDSHELALQDWLGSAGFDRPEDHWPRQWAHAYVDFAAGEKRGWLRERGLQTFPIVGWAERGGYDARGHGNSVPRFHITWGTGPAIVDIFARRLTGRVRFAHRHRVDELIVENGAVVGVRGAVLEPTDAPRGVASSRKAVAEFEFRAQAVVVASGGIGGNHDLVRQNWPKRMGRVPEQLLSGVPAHVDGRMIGITEAAGARVINSDRMWHYTEGITNYDPIWPLHGIRILPGPSSLWLDANGNRLPSPLYPGFDTLGTLEHIARTGQDYTWFILNARIIAKEFALSGQEQNPDLTGRSVRDVLSRVRAGAPKPVQAFVDRGVDFVSADSLRELVSAMNAVPEVQRLDYATVQAEVTARDREVANKFTKDFQIASIRVARNYLGDRVSRVVAPHRLTDPKAGPLIAVKLHILTRKSLGGLETDLDARVLRPDGSVFEGLFAAGEAAGFGGGGVHGYRSLEGTFLGGCIFSGRAAGRAAARDTA; encoded by the coding sequence ATGGCAGATGCTGACGTCATCGTCGTCGGGGCCGGGCTTGCAGGTCTGGTGGCGGCATGCGAACTCGTCGAACAGGGCCGCCGCGTACTGATCGTCGACCAGGAGAGCGCCAACAACATCGGCGGCCAGGCGTTCTGGTCGTTCGGCGGCCTGTTCTTCGTCGACAGCCCCGAGCAGCGGCGGCTGGGCATCAGGGACAGTCACGAGTTGGCGCTGCAGGACTGGCTGGGCTCCGCGGGATTCGACCGCCCGGAGGATCACTGGCCCCGCCAATGGGCGCACGCCTACGTGGATTTCGCGGCCGGCGAAAAGCGCGGCTGGCTGCGCGAGCGTGGCCTGCAGACGTTCCCGATCGTCGGGTGGGCCGAGCGTGGTGGATACGACGCCCGCGGGCACGGCAACTCGGTGCCACGGTTTCACATCACCTGGGGCACCGGCCCGGCGATCGTCGACATCTTCGCGCGTCGGCTGACCGGACGCGTCCGGTTCGCGCATCGGCATCGCGTGGACGAGCTGATCGTCGAGAACGGCGCGGTCGTCGGTGTGCGGGGAGCAGTGCTCGAGCCCACTGACGCGCCGCGCGGTGTCGCGTCGTCACGAAAAGCTGTTGCAGAGTTCGAGTTCCGCGCTCAGGCGGTTGTCGTCGCGAGTGGCGGCATCGGAGGAAACCACGACCTGGTGCGGCAGAACTGGCCGAAGCGGATGGGCCGGGTGCCCGAACAATTGCTGTCCGGCGTCCCCGCGCACGTGGACGGTCGCATGATCGGCATCACCGAGGCGGCCGGGGCGCGGGTGATCAACAGCGACCGGATGTGGCATTACACCGAGGGCATCACCAACTATGACCCGATCTGGCCGTTGCACGGGATCCGGATCCTCCCCGGGCCGTCGTCGTTGTGGTTGGACGCCAACGGCAACCGCCTGCCGTCGCCGCTGTATCCCGGATTCGACACACTCGGCACGCTGGAACACATCGCGCGGACCGGGCAGGACTACACGTGGTTCATCCTCAATGCGCGGATCATCGCCAAGGAGTTCGCGCTTTCGGGTCAGGAGCAGAACCCGGACCTCACCGGCCGCAGCGTCCGCGATGTCTTGTCGCGGGTGCGTGCCGGGGCGCCGAAGCCGGTGCAGGCGTTCGTCGATCGCGGGGTCGACTTCGTCAGTGCTGATTCCCTGCGCGAGTTGGTTTCTGCGATGAACGCCGTCCCTGAAGTCCAACGCCTGGACTACGCGACGGTGCAGGCCGAGGTCACCGCTCGTGACCGGGAGGTCGCGAACAAGTTCACCAAGGACTTCCAGATCGCCTCGATCCGGGTGGCCCGCAACTATCTCGGCGACCGGGTGAGTCGCGTCGTCGCGCCGCACCGGTTGACCGATCCGAAAGCCGGTCCGCTGATCGCGGTGAAACTGCACATCCTGACGCGAAAGTCGCTGGGTGGCTTGGAAACCGACCTCGACGCGCGGGTGCTGCGACCCGACGGCAGCGTGTTCGAGGGCTTGTTCGCCGCCGGGGAGGCCGCGGGTTTCGGCGGCGGCGGCGTGCACGGCTACCGGTCGCTGGAGGGCACCTTCCTCGGTGGCTGCATCTTCTCCGGCCGGGCCGCCGGCCGCGCGGCGGCGCGCGACACCGCTTAG
- a CDS encoding MBL fold metallo-hydrolase, producing the protein MELTHFGHSCLLANFKGESGGETTILFDPGTFSHGFEGITGLSAILITHQHPDHADTERLPALLDANPQAALYADPQTAAQLGDPWRAVNVGDELTIDHLTVRGVGGKHAVIHPEIPVIDNISYLIGDGSHRARLMHPGDALFTPGEPVEVLATPAAAPWMKISEAVDYLRAVAPTHAVPIHQGIIDPSARGIFYGRLSEMTDTDFQVLEPENGTAF; encoded by the coding sequence ATGGAATTGACGCATTTCGGACATTCATGCTTACTCGCGAATTTCAAGGGTGAATCGGGCGGCGAAACGACGATTCTTTTCGACCCTGGAACGTTCTCGCACGGTTTCGAGGGCATCACGGGGCTGTCGGCGATCCTGATCACCCATCAGCATCCCGACCACGCCGACACCGAACGATTGCCGGCCCTGCTCGACGCCAATCCGCAGGCCGCGCTGTACGCCGACCCGCAGACCGCCGCGCAACTCGGCGATCCGTGGCGCGCGGTCAACGTCGGCGACGAGCTCACCATCGACCACCTCACGGTCCGCGGCGTCGGCGGCAAGCACGCGGTGATCCACCCGGAGATCCCGGTGATCGACAACATCTCGTATCTGATCGGCGACGGCTCGCATCGTGCCCGCTTGATGCACCCCGGCGACGCGCTGTTCACTCCGGGCGAACCGGTCGAGGTGCTCGCGACGCCCGCCGCCGCGCCATGGATGAAGATCTCCGAGGCGGTGGATTATCTACGCGCCGTGGCGCCGACGCATGCGGTGCCCATCCACCAGGGGATCATCGACCCCAGCGCTCGCGGCATCTTCTACGGCAGGCTCTCGGAGATGACGGACACCGACTTTCAGGTGCTCGAACCGGAGAACGGCACGGCTTTCTAG
- a CDS encoding ATPase: MRLLLAVALAAFGVAITPIPPAAAVPGICPPICDAIPDSAWAVSSELPLYSVYRWPGLAGLAVSARSPRFMFEELCSSPPVPGDPRDYVVAARAEVGNPAGQWQLRAQVLHWRGDIAHNDPLTRSVLDTARHRLRTCQLTAPLVSPSITTTDPERMAAVISVAGQKVVHQYLLAHPTSGTIVELAMWSTLPVQVPWDAVPDARVLDALTAPLCNAYLGSCR; encoded by the coding sequence GTGCGATTGCTGCTGGCAGTGGCCCTCGCGGCGTTCGGGGTGGCGATCACACCTATCCCGCCGGCGGCCGCCGTCCCGGGCATCTGCCCGCCGATCTGCGACGCGATTCCCGATTCGGCCTGGGCGGTGTCCAGCGAGCTTCCGTTGTACTCGGTGTACCGCTGGCCTGGCCTGGCCGGCTTGGCGGTCAGCGCGCGCTCGCCGCGGTTCATGTTCGAGGAACTCTGCAGCAGCCCGCCGGTGCCCGGCGACCCGCGCGACTATGTGGTCGCGGCCAGGGCGGAGGTCGGCAATCCGGCTGGTCAGTGGCAACTACGGGCGCAGGTACTGCACTGGCGCGGAGACATCGCGCACAACGATCCGCTCACGCGGTCGGTGCTCGACACGGCGCGACACAGGCTGCGGACCTGCCAGTTGACGGCTCCGCTGGTGTCGCCGTCGATCACCACGACGGACCCGGAGCGGATGGCCGCCGTGATCAGCGTGGCCGGCCAGAAGGTGGTGCACCAGTACCTGCTCGCGCACCCGACTAGCGGCACGATCGTCGAACTGGCGATGTGGTCGACGCTGCCCGTGCAGGTGCCCTGGGACGCAGTGCCCGACGCCCGGGTTCTCGACGCGCTGACGGCTCCGCTCTGCAATGCCTACCTCGGTTCGTGCCGGTGA
- the purS gene encoding phosphoribosylformylglycinamidine synthase subunit PurS yields the protein MARVVVHVMPKAEILDPQGQAIVGALGRLGFGGVSDVRQGKRFELEVDDSIDDDTLAEIAESLLANTVIEDWSVSREPAGNES from the coding sequence GTGGCAAGGGTGGTGGTGCACGTGATGCCCAAGGCCGAGATCCTCGACCCGCAGGGGCAGGCGATCGTCGGCGCGCTGGGCAGACTCGGCTTCGGCGGCGTCTCAGATGTGCGGCAGGGCAAGCGCTTTGAGCTCGAGGTCGATGACAGCATCGATGACGACACCCTCGCTGAGATCGCGGAATCGCTGTTGGCGAACACCGTGATCGAGGACTGGAGCGTGAGCCGGGAACCGGCGGGGAACGAGTCATGA
- the purQ gene encoding phosphoribosylformylglycinamidine synthase subunit PurQ, which produces MTARVGVITFPGTLDDVDAARAVRLAGAEAVPLWHADADLKSVDAVVVPGGFSYGDYLRAGAIAKFAPVMGEVVRAAEQGMPVLGICNGFQVLCESGLLPGALTRNVGLHFVCRDIWLEVASNSSAWTSRYEQGADLLIPLKSGEGRYVASDKVLDELEGEGRVVFRYRENPNGSQRNIAGISSADGRVVGLMPHPEHATEALTGPSDDGLGLFYSALDGVLSA; this is translated from the coding sequence ATGACCGCGCGTGTGGGCGTCATCACATTTCCCGGCACCCTCGATGACGTCGACGCCGCGCGAGCCGTTCGGTTGGCCGGCGCCGAAGCCGTTCCGCTCTGGCATGCCGACGCCGACCTGAAGAGCGTCGACGCAGTGGTGGTGCCCGGCGGGTTCTCCTACGGGGATTATCTGCGGGCCGGGGCGATCGCGAAGTTCGCGCCCGTGATGGGCGAAGTGGTGCGCGCCGCCGAGCAAGGCATGCCGGTGTTGGGTATTTGCAACGGTTTTCAAGTCCTGTGCGAGTCGGGCTTGCTACCGGGCGCGTTGACCCGCAATGTCGGCCTGCACTTCGTCTGCCGCGACATCTGGCTGGAAGTGGCGTCGAACTCCTCGGCGTGGACATCGCGTTACGAGCAGGGCGCCGACCTGCTGATCCCCCTGAAATCCGGCGAGGGGCGCTACGTGGCCAGCGACAAGGTGCTCGACGAGCTGGAAGGCGAGGGGCGTGTGGTGTTCCGCTATCGCGAGAACCCCAACGGATCGCAACGCAACATCGCGGGCATCAGCTCTGCCGACGGACGCGTCGTCGGCCTGATGCCGCATCCCGAGCACGCGACCGAGGCGCTCACCGGACCGTCCGACGACGGGCTCGGCTTGTTCTACTCCGCGCTGGACGGCGTGCTGAGCGCCTGA
- a CDS encoding type VII secretion target, with translation MLVDPEVLRAFAAQVGAVAATINGLDVGSTATTSADGLPGSETQWAARQIGSHLGIAAADIANDIRAMGIAVRGAGDRYEVEDSTLADTFKRLF, from the coding sequence GTGCTAGTCGATCCGGAAGTCTTGCGTGCATTCGCCGCGCAAGTGGGCGCCGTCGCGGCGACGATCAACGGACTCGACGTCGGCTCGACGGCCACGACGTCGGCCGACGGCCTACCGGGCTCGGAGACGCAGTGGGCCGCCCGCCAGATCGGGTCCCACCTGGGTATCGCGGCCGCCGACATCGCCAACGACATTCGTGCCATGGGTATAGCGGTGCGCGGCGCGGGCGATCGCTACGAAGTCGAGGACAGCACCCTGGCGGACACGTTCAAGCGGCTGTTCTGA